The Neurospora crassa OR74A linkage group IV, whole genome shotgun sequence genome has a segment encoding these proteins:
- a CDS encoding methoxy mycolic acid synthase 1 — MDHFARVLEFGEIHPLQHLANIHQGLTEIFYLGTAHLRYKLGSLTWGPAIQFAKDMAQTTFASLKVGTFLLVDQVSDEVFVHGESFGTGPDELGNLVLCLRRPSESEDERKATDLPGAELVVKDDAFWLRLLLFTDMGFAESYMLGEFECDDLTSFFQLFILNREQLNNGTTLFSGLFSHVAGLARLANTMDNARLNIVRHYDISNGMFAAFLSPDMMYSCPIWNHTTNSRTKQEESLESAQMRKINYFIEAAKIKRTDHVLEFGTGWGTMAIEAVRQTGCRVTTITLSQEQKTFAERRIWAAGFSDKIAVHLLDYRMLPDPEVPYDKIISCEMIEAVGEKFLATFFSRVDRLLKKDGGIAVFQCITMPEGRHKGYSKREDFINHYIFPGGYLPSVTQLINHITTESNGTLIVEKIKNIGPHYVKALRLWREAFMNRFDSVIVPALMVEHPSLTETDVEVFKRKWEYYFSYSEAGFLTKTLGDVIITVGREGALELMEGIPL, encoded by the exons ATGGATCACTTCGCAAGAGTCCTGGAGTTCGGAGAGATACATCCTCTACAACATCTTGCCAACATTCACCAAGGTCTCACAGAGATATTCTACCTGGGCACTGCGCACCTGCGCTACAAGCTAGGTAGCTTGACATGGGGTCCCGCCATCCAGTTCGCCAAAGACATGGCCCAAACCACGTTCGCTTCCCTCAAAGTTGGCACCTTTCTTCTCGTTGACCAAGTGTCCGACGAGGTTTTTGTGCACGGCGAATCATTCGGCACTGGGCCTGACGAGCTCGGCAACCTCGTCCTCTGCCTCCGCCGCCCTTCCGAATCTGAGGACGAGCGTAAGGCCACCGATCTCCCTGGTGCGGAGCTGGTTGTGAAGGACGACGCGTTCTGGTTGCGACTACTTCTGTTCACCGACATGGGTTTTGCAGAGTCGTACATGCTCGGCGAGTTCGAGTGTGACGATCTGACGTCCTTCTTCCAATTGTTCATCTTGAACCGTGAACAGCTGAACAACGGCACGACTTTGTTTTCTGGGTTATTTTCCCACGTCGCCGGTCTCGCTCGCCTGGCAAATACCATGGACAATGCTCGTCTGAACATCGTCAGGCATTACGACATCAGCAACGGCATGTTTGCTGCTTTTCTGTCGCCAGATATGATGTATTCGTGTCCCATCTGGAACCACACGACTAACAGTCGCACCAAACAGGAGGAGAGTCTGGAAAGTGCTCAGATGAGAAAGATCAACTATTTCATTGAAGCAGCCAAAATCAAGCGAACCGACCATGTCCTGGAATTTGGGACCGGCTGGGGCACCATGGCTATTGAAGCCGTGCGCCAGACAGGCTGCCGCGTCACGACTATAACCCTGTCACAGGAGCAAAAGACCTTCGCGGAGAGGAGGATCTGGGCAGCGGGGTTTTCGGACAAGATTGCTGTGCATCTGTTGGACTACCGAATGCTGCCTGACCCGGAGGTCCCCTACGACAAGATCATATCTTGCGAAATGATCGAGGCCGTGGGCGAAAAGTTTCTGGCCACGTTTTTCTCGCGCGTTGACAGGCTGCTGAAGAAAGACGGAGGGATTGCCGTGTTCCAGTGCATCACCATGCCGGAGGGACGACACAAAGGCTATTCGAAGCGTGAAGA CTTCATTAACCACTACATATTCCCTGGAGGATACCTCCCATCTGTCACGCAGTTGATCAACCACATCACGACCGAGTCCAACGGAACGCTCATTGTCGAAAAGATCAAGAACATCGGTCCACATTATGTCAAGGCGCTGAGGCTGTGGAGGGAGGCCTTTATGAACAGGTTTGACAGCGTGATCGTGCCGGCCTTAATGGTGGAGCATCCTAGCTTGACGGAGACAGACGTTGAAGTGTTTAAGCGGAAGTGGGAG TACTACTTTTCGTATAGTGAGGCCGGTTTCCTGACCAAGACGTTGGGCGATGTGATTATCACAGTTGGCAGGGAGGGTGCGCTTGAGCTGATGGAGGGTATTCCCTTGTGA